From Pseudomonas vanderleydeniana, the proteins below share one genomic window:
- a CDS encoding tail protein X, with product MAKTCRTSSGDLLDTLCYRYYGHLNGTMEAVLEANQGLADEPQPYRAGVLITLPDLPAPSTETVLLWD from the coding sequence ATGGCGAAGACATGCAGAACGTCTAGCGGGGATCTGCTCGATACCCTGTGCTACCGCTACTACGGGCACCTCAACGGCACCATGGAGGCGGTGCTGGAGGCCAATCAGGGCCTGGCCGACGAGCCGCAGCCGTACCGTGCCGGCGTCCTTATCACACTGCCGGACCTGCCGGCACCATCCACCGAGACTGTCCTGCTTTGGGATTGA
- a CDS encoding phage late control D family protein — MQPTFRVVADGKDITALINDRLLLLRTTDKPGMDSDEFELRIDDRDAAVALPRRGAGVEIYMGYAGQALARLGKYAVDEIEVSGPPSTVVIRGKASDMRGSGKTTRSGSWENVPLSKIVSDVAARNGWTPVCPVQTKVERIDQRNESDFNFITRLAKLYDCTAKVADGKLLVMPREAGKSASGKSFAAITIAPADVSRWQFHLGDRSSQKAVKTKHKKDGKLVTVELGNDDAPSGLPGVHTDRHIYPNKTAAEQAAKAKLAAFNRSTAGVRLQMAGRTDLFAERMINAQGFKVGLDGEYLVDKVEQTFDASGWTTVVECNGGKKGKAKAKGKKKKETKPLKVVDVKPT; from the coding sequence ATGCAACCGACATTTCGTGTTGTCGCTGACGGCAAGGACATCACGGCGTTGATCAATGACCGGCTTCTGTTGCTTCGGACTACCGACAAGCCCGGCATGGACTCTGACGAGTTCGAGCTGCGGATTGACGATCGAGACGCGGCAGTGGCGTTGCCGCGCCGTGGGGCGGGCGTTGAGATCTACATGGGGTATGCCGGGCAGGCGCTGGCCCGCCTGGGCAAATACGCGGTCGACGAGATCGAGGTATCAGGTCCGCCGAGTACAGTGGTCATCCGAGGCAAGGCCAGCGACATGCGGGGCTCTGGCAAGACCACCCGTAGCGGTTCCTGGGAGAACGTGCCCCTCTCGAAGATCGTCAGCGACGTGGCCGCGCGCAACGGCTGGACGCCGGTATGCCCGGTGCAGACAAAGGTCGAGCGGATCGACCAGCGCAACGAATCGGACTTCAACTTCATTACCCGCCTGGCCAAGCTGTACGACTGCACGGCGAAGGTCGCCGACGGCAAGCTGCTGGTGATGCCCCGGGAAGCCGGCAAAAGCGCAAGCGGCAAGTCATTCGCGGCGATCACGATCGCCCCGGCCGACGTCAGCCGGTGGCAGTTCCACCTCGGCGATCGCAGCTCGCAGAAGGCGGTGAAGACCAAGCACAAAAAGGACGGGAAGCTGGTAACGGTCGAGCTGGGGAACGACGACGCTCCCTCCGGCCTGCCGGGTGTCCACACTGATCGGCACATCTATCCGAACAAGACCGCTGCCGAGCAGGCCGCCAAGGCCAAGCTGGCCGCATTCAACCGCAGCACCGCCGGGGTGCGCCTGCAGATGGCCGGGCGTACCGACCTCTTTGCCGAACGCATGATCAACGCCCAGGGCTTCAAGGTCGGCCTCGATGGCGAGTACCTGGTGGACAAGGTCGAGCAGACCTTCGACGCCTCGGGCTGGACGACCGTCGTCGAGTGCAACGGTGGCAAGAAGGGCAAGGCGAAAGCCAAGGGCAAGA